From one Streptomyces sp. R41 genomic stretch:
- a CDS encoding glucarate dehydratase family protein produces the protein MTRDLTITEVRLTPILVADPPLLNTQGVHQPYTPRLIVEVVTADGVTGVGETYGDGTYLELAQPFARKLVGRQVSDLNGLFTVVNEVAVERARVEGQVDVGGLRGVQTADKLRLSVVSGFEVACLDALGKALGLPVHALLGGKVRDAVEYSAYLFYKWAGHPEGVAGEKDDWGAALDPAGVVAQARTFTERYGFTSFKLKGGVFPPEQEIAAVRALAEAFPGHPLRLDPNGAWSVTTSLKVAEALADVLEYLEDPTLGTAAMAEVAAGTSVPLATNMCVTTFAEIPEAFMAGAVRVVLSDHHYWGGLRNTRELAAICRTFGVGVSMHSNTHLGISLAAMTQVASTIPGLHHACDSHYPWQSEDVLTERLAFEGGCVKVSDAPGLGVELDRGALGVLHRRWLDDDGSLRERDDAGAMRVAEPGWVAPSMPRW, from the coding sequence GTGACTCGCGATCTGACCATCACCGAGGTCCGGCTGACCCCGATCCTCGTCGCCGACCCGCCCCTGCTGAACACGCAGGGCGTGCACCAGCCGTACACCCCCCGGCTGATCGTGGAGGTCGTCACGGCGGACGGGGTGACGGGCGTCGGCGAGACGTACGGCGACGGCACGTATCTGGAGCTCGCCCAGCCGTTCGCGCGGAAGCTGGTGGGGCGGCAGGTCTCCGATCTGAACGGACTGTTCACGGTGGTGAACGAGGTTGCCGTCGAACGGGCGCGGGTGGAGGGCCAGGTCGACGTCGGCGGCCTGCGCGGGGTGCAGACCGCGGACAAGCTGCGGCTGTCGGTTGTCTCCGGCTTCGAGGTGGCCTGTCTGGACGCGCTCGGCAAGGCGCTGGGACTGCCTGTGCACGCGCTGCTCGGCGGCAAGGTGCGGGATGCGGTGGAGTACAGCGCGTACCTCTTCTACAAGTGGGCCGGCCATCCCGAAGGGGTCGCCGGAGAGAAGGACGACTGGGGAGCCGCGCTCGACCCGGCCGGAGTCGTCGCGCAGGCGCGGACGTTCACCGAGCGGTACGGGTTCACTTCGTTCAAGCTCAAGGGCGGGGTCTTTCCTCCCGAGCAGGAGATCGCCGCCGTGCGGGCGCTCGCGGAGGCCTTCCCCGGGCATCCGCTGCGGCTCGACCCCAACGGGGCCTGGTCCGTTACGACCTCGCTGAAGGTCGCGGAGGCGTTGGCGGACGTACTCGAGTACCTGGAGGATCCGACGCTCGGGACGGCCGCGATGGCCGAGGTCGCGGCGGGGACGTCCGTGCCGCTGGCCACCAACATGTGCGTGACGACGTTCGCGGAGATCCCGGAGGCCTTCATGGCGGGGGCCGTGCGGGTCGTGCTGTCCGATCACCACTACTGGGGTGGGCTGCGGAACACCCGGGAACTGGCTGCCATCTGCCGGACGTTCGGCGTCGGGGTGTCCATGCACTCCAACACCCATCTGGGGATCTCGCTCGCCGCGATGACGCAGGTCGCGTCGACGATTCCTGGTCTTCACCATGCCTGCGACTCCCACTATCCGTGGCAGTCCGAGGATGTGCTGACCGAGCGGCTCGCTTTCGAGGGCGGGTGTGTGAAGGTCTCCGACGCGCCTGGGCTCGGGGTCGAGCTCGACCGGGGGGCTTTGGGGGTGCTCCACCGGCGGTGGCTCGATGACGACGGTTCGCTGCGGGAGCGTGATGACGCGGGGGCCATGCGGGTGGCTGAGCCGGGGTGGGTTGCGCCGTCCATGCCGCGGTGGTGA
- a CDS encoding MFS transporter, with amino-acid sequence MSARTTTPWPLVALFTAGYLAAYLLPTTVGRLDAGLPLSATQAGAIGSALLLSSAAAGFLLAARVDRFGPRRLARTGLLLAAVGYGTAALSSTVPLVIAGAIVGGFGSGTATTVAATGIAAQRDPHRTTTLGLLGVSALAGALYLTIPHLGPAHGLPLAAIACTALLVLPLAGRLPARTPATRTLRATTPLPHPRSGLVLAAAMLFWSLAQNSLWGVSGRIGLTQAGLTEVTVGVVFAVALGAGLLGVIGAGALGPRLGLALPIGAGTALIAGCIALSAAASDLSSFATGEIAWNTLYPVVLSYVIGLAASLDPRGRWAVLVGSASSLGTACGPLAGSLLSARAGFPAMGVLLALGLLLVTVPMTAVALRPRRGTPQEHPVVEIPLEAVPAQRTAYDMAGPRQAAAATPGSGTA; translated from the coding sequence GTGTCCGCCCGCACCACCACACCCTGGCCCCTCGTCGCCCTTTTCACGGCCGGGTACCTCGCCGCGTATCTGCTGCCGACCACCGTCGGCAGACTCGACGCCGGCCTCCCGCTCTCGGCCACGCAGGCCGGCGCCATCGGCAGCGCGCTGCTGCTGAGTTCGGCGGCGGCGGGGTTCCTGCTCGCCGCCCGGGTCGACCGCTTCGGCCCGCGCAGGCTCGCCCGCACGGGCCTGCTCCTCGCGGCCGTCGGCTACGGCACCGCCGCCCTCAGCTCGACCGTCCCGCTGGTCATCGCCGGCGCGATCGTCGGCGGCTTCGGCTCCGGTACGGCCACCACGGTCGCCGCGACCGGCATCGCCGCCCAGCGCGACCCCCACCGCACCACCACCCTGGGCCTGCTCGGCGTCTCCGCCCTCGCGGGCGCGCTGTATCTGACGATCCCCCACCTCGGCCCGGCCCACGGCCTCCCCCTCGCCGCGATCGCCTGCACGGCGCTGCTCGTGCTGCCCCTGGCCGGACGCCTCCCGGCCCGCACCCCCGCGACCCGGACGCTCCGCGCCACGACCCCGCTCCCGCACCCCCGCTCCGGCCTGGTCCTCGCCGCCGCCATGCTCTTCTGGTCCCTCGCCCAGAACTCCCTCTGGGGCGTCAGCGGCCGCATCGGACTGACGCAGGCGGGGCTCACCGAAGTCACGGTCGGAGTGGTCTTCGCGGTGGCGCTCGGCGCCGGGCTGCTGGGTGTGATCGGCGCGGGCGCGCTGGGCCCGCGGCTCGGTCTGGCGCTGCCGATCGGCGCGGGTACGGCGCTGATCGCCGGCTGCATCGCGCTCAGCGCGGCGGCGAGCGACCTGTCCTCGTTCGCGACGGGCGAGATCGCCTGGAACACGCTCTACCCGGTCGTGCTCTCGTACGTGATCGGCCTCGCCGCTTCCCTGGACCCGCGCGGACGGTGGGCTGTCCTCGTCGGCTCGGCCTCCTCACTGGGCACGGCGTGCGGCCCGCTCGCCGGCAGTCTGCTCTCCGCGCGGGCGGGTTTCCCGGCGATGGGCGTGCTCCTGGCGCTCGGACTGCTCCTGGTCACCGTCCCGATGACGGCCGTGGCGCTGCGCCCCAGGCGCGGCACCCCGCAGGAACACCCGGTCGTCGAGATCCCGCTGGAGGCCGTGCCCGCCCAGCGGACGGCGTACGACATGGCGGGACCCCGGCAGGCGGCAGCGGCCACACCGGGGTCCGGAACCGCCTGA
- a CDS encoding adenosine deaminase translates to MPLPKAELHLHIEGTLEPELAFALAARNGVTLPYADTEELRKAYLFDDLQSFLNLYYELMAVLRTEQDFADLADAYLARAAAQGVRHAEIFFDPQAHIARGVGMGTVVEGLSRALARSEETHGISTQLIMCFLRDESAESAMETLEAAKPYLDRIVGIGLDSAEVGHPPVKFREVYEAAAALGLRRVAHAGEEGPPAYITEALDVLGVERIDHGLRCMEDPELVERLVRDRVPLTLCPLSNVRLRAVDVLEDHPLPAMMDAGLLCTVNSDDPAYFGGYIGDTFHAVHDALGLDRERMRELARNSFEASFLEHDEERRARYFAEVEAYEFG, encoded by the coding sequence ATGCCCCTCCCCAAAGCAGAACTGCACCTCCACATCGAAGGCACCCTCGAACCCGAGCTGGCCTTCGCGCTCGCCGCGCGCAACGGCGTGACGCTGCCGTACGCGGACACCGAAGAGCTGCGCAAGGCGTATCTCTTCGACGATCTGCAGTCGTTCCTGAACCTGTACTACGAGCTCATGGCCGTACTGCGGACGGAACAGGACTTCGCCGACCTGGCCGACGCCTACCTGGCGCGGGCCGCCGCGCAGGGCGTGCGGCACGCGGAGATCTTCTTCGATCCGCAGGCCCACATCGCCCGTGGGGTGGGGATGGGCACGGTCGTCGAGGGATTGTCCCGGGCGCTGGCCCGCAGCGAGGAGACGCACGGCATCTCCACGCAGCTGATCATGTGCTTCCTGCGGGACGAGTCCGCCGAGTCGGCGATGGAGACTCTGGAGGCCGCGAAGCCGTACCTCGACCGGATCGTCGGCATCGGCCTCGACTCCGCAGAGGTGGGACACCCGCCGGTCAAGTTCCGCGAGGTGTACGAGGCCGCCGCCGCGCTCGGTCTGCGGCGCGTCGCGCACGCCGGCGAGGAGGGCCCGCCCGCCTACATCACCGAGGCGCTGGACGTGCTCGGCGTCGAGCGCATCGACCACGGGCTGCGCTGCATGGAGGACCCCGAGCTCGTCGAGCGGCTGGTACGGGACCGGGTGCCGCTGACGCTGTGCCCGCTGTCGAACGTACGGCTGCGCGCCGTGGACGTCCTGGAGGACCACCCGCTGCCCGCCATGATGGACGCCGGGCTGCTGTGCACCGTCAACTCCGACGACCCCGCGTACTTCGGGGGCTATATCGGCGACACCTTCCACGCCGTGCACGACGCGCTGGGGCTGGATCGGGAACGGATGCGGGAGCTGGCGCGCAATTCGTTCGAGGCGTCCTTCCTGGAGCACGACGAGGAGCGGCGGGCCCGCTACTTCGCCGAGGTCGAGGCGTACGAGTTCGGGTAG
- a CDS encoding ribonuclease Z, with protein MSVRELVVLGTASQVPTRHRNHNGYLLRWDGEGLLFDPGEGTQRQMLRAGVAAHDLHRICVTHFHGDHSLGLAGVIQRINLDRVPHEVTAHYPRSGQRFFDRLRYATAYRETVALTEAPIEVDGVLATTPSYTLEARRLSHPVESFGYRLVEPDGRRILPERLAERGIRGPDVGRLQREGSLHGVSLDDVSEVRRGQRFAFVMDTRMCEGVYALAEGCDLLVIESTFLDEDEQLAVDHGHLTAGQAGRVAVEAGVRHLVLTHFSQRYSEPDEFERQARAAGFEGELTVAHDLVRVPVPKRR; from the coding sequence TTGTCCGTACGTGAATTGGTGGTCCTCGGCACCGCCAGCCAGGTCCCGACCCGGCATCGCAACCACAACGGCTATCTGCTGCGGTGGGACGGCGAGGGACTGCTCTTCGACCCCGGCGAGGGCACGCAGCGCCAGATGCTGCGTGCCGGAGTCGCCGCGCACGACCTGCACCGGATCTGTGTCACCCACTTCCACGGGGACCATTCACTCGGGCTCGCCGGCGTGATCCAGCGCATCAACCTCGACCGCGTGCCGCACGAGGTGACCGCCCACTATCCGCGCTCCGGGCAGCGGTTCTTCGACCGGCTGCGGTATGCGACCGCCTACCGCGAGACCGTCGCGCTGACGGAAGCGCCGATCGAGGTCGACGGTGTGCTCGCGACCACGCCCTCGTACACCTTGGAGGCCCGCAGGCTCTCCCACCCCGTGGAGTCGTTCGGGTACCGGCTGGTCGAGCCGGACGGGCGGCGGATACTTCCCGAGCGGCTCGCCGAGCGCGGTATCAGGGGGCCCGACGTCGGGCGTCTGCAGCGGGAGGGCTCGCTCCACGGGGTGTCCCTCGACGACGTCAGCGAGGTGCGGCGCGGGCAGCGGTTCGCGTTCGTCATGGACACCCGGATGTGCGAGGGAGTGTACGCGCTCGCCGAAGGGTGCGACCTGCTGGTCATCGAGTCGACGTTCCTCGACGAGGACGAGCAACTCGCCGTCGATCACGGGCACTTGACGGCAGGTCAGGCGGGACGCGTGGCCGTGGAGGCCGGCGTACGGCATCTCGTGCTCACCCACTTCAGCCAGCGCTACTCCGAGCCCGACGAGTTCGAGCGGCAGGCTCGGGCCGCGGGGTTCGAGGGGGAGCTGACCGTGGCGCACGATCTGGTGCGGGTGCCGGTTCCGAAGCGCCGGTGA
- a CDS encoding histidine triad nucleotide-binding protein: protein MAGEPQDDCLFCKIVAGHIPATVVRETETTVAFRDINPQAPSHVLVIPKVHYPNAAALADAEPGIAADLLRESAEVAAEDKLESYRVVFNTGSGAGQTVFHAHAHVLGGRGMQWPPG, encoded by the coding sequence ATGGCGGGAGAGCCGCAGGACGACTGCTTGTTCTGCAAGATCGTCGCGGGGCACATTCCGGCGACCGTGGTCCGGGAGACGGAGACGACCGTCGCCTTCCGTGACATAAACCCTCAGGCGCCCAGCCACGTCCTGGTCATCCCCAAGGTGCACTACCCGAACGCGGCTGCGCTGGCGGACGCCGAACCCGGCATCGCCGCGGACCTGCTGCGCGAGTCCGCCGAGGTGGCGGCCGAGGACAAACTGGAGAGCTACCGGGTCGTGTTCAACACCGGCAGCGGCGCGGGCCAGACCGTCTTCCACGCGCACGCCCACGTGCTGGGCGGCCGCGGTATGCAGTGGCCCCCGGGGTAA